The window GTTGGACGTTACGGGTTTGCGTCGACCTTTCTGCATCCctggaagaaaggcagagcgCGAAAATTCACCGGGTACCGAAGTCAGGGACGCGTGCTGTAGAGAGAAAACTCCACGTCGGTTCATGTCTTTTCGTTGGACATGAAACTGCGTCTGTTCAGGTTCCCCACGAGTGTGTGGGCTACGTGaccggaagaaagggagcCGGGCTGCGCAGTGTCGAGGAGGAGTGGAATACTCTGATGTTCTTCACCGACTTGCGTTCcaaggaggcaggcgaaacggagaaactCGCCATCTTCGGCGAAATGTACGTCCACTGCATCCGTTAACTTCCCGTGCGTGAAATGTGGCTGGTGGTCCCTTCGCGACAGAaggaggagagcgcgagtCCGTGATAGCGAGGGAGATCGTGGTAGTTCAGAAGAGGTGCGTGGGCGATGTCAGtgtttttccccttctcgttGAGCCGGAAGGGAAACAGCTTTCTTcggtgcgtctctcgcagctggcgtcgcgttttctccccgtTTGTGGGGAAAGAGATCTGCGGCGGTGGAACGTATCTCTCACCACCCTACccgtcgttcctctctgtgccgtTCACTGTCAGGCGTGCGCGCCGGGGTTCAGAATTGAAGGTCATGAGTGCAGTGGAACAGAAGATGCCGGGGTATTTCATCAAAGACGATGAAGAACACTTCTCGAACAACCCCGACTTCGACACTGACCGGATTCCTATCAAACTGGAGGACTACTCCTACGCGTTGGGTCAACGAGGAAGCACTCGAAAAAAGCTTGCGAGAGCGTCAGGTGCAATTTTGGAATATGTTGGCCGACACGCGTACATTGCGGGAACGATGGCAGAGAGGACTCGCGCGCGCCAGTACCTGCAGTGGTTGTGTGCCCAGAGAACGTCGTATGTCCACGTGGAAACGGATGGCCGGTAAGCACAGCTAAGGTTTTTCCACCAATGACCACCCCCCCCTCACCGCATGCATCGTTTCGAGCGTCGCGTCAAGTGGCGGGTCCACTCTGCTGGTTCTGCAGATTTTGCCGACGACGCCGTCCCCCTGTGGGTGTGGGTTTGTGAGTATATTGTGGAGGCGCTGTTCGGAAAGACCAGGACATAGGAACGCGTGGGCCAGTTTGCGTAGGGTCAGCGACTGGTGCGCTGAACCGGGTAGGGGGATAACGCTACGGCGAGGAGCGTCTCTGGAGCTGCAAGCGTTTGCTGTTTCGGCGTGAAAGTGACGATTCTGCTGGTGTGTCAGTGTACAGACGGCGCGTGTGTTCGCGGTTGCCGTCCCGATTATATATTCGTTGCTCCGCCAAGGTATCGATGGCGTCTCGTTGCTGAAGGTTAACACCAAGTGTCAGGAAGCACACAGAGTTCTTGCGGCATCGCTTCCTTTGCAGTGACGACTGCGATGTTGTCTCGCTGCCGGTCGATGCGGTGGCCTACGTGACTGGAAGCAAAGGAAGCAATCTGCGCcgggcagaagaagagactggCACGTTCATCTTCCTGGACGGCtcgcgaggcggcagagacgagcgTCTGCTCATCTTCGGTTGGAACGCGGAGGCGCGGTCtcgagcgagacagaagatcCTAGCTCGCGTCGATGAGAAGATGTCCGGGCGTGCGAGGTGAGTTGCACGCGCGCGTGCATGGCTCGTGATCCTGTCGCTCTGTTCGGTGCTCGTGTCTCGTTTCGGGTGTTCCTTGTCGAGAAAAGTGGTTGTCTGTGTTTCCGAAAGTCGTGTCGACGCGTGTCGCCCCTTTCGTGAGGCCCGCGGTGGAAGAAGATGGGTTGTTTGGACGCTCTGGATCGTGGGGCAGAAGcgcgtttcctgtctgtTTATTCCCTCGCTGATATCTGtgtgctttcctctctcccagACCCATTGGTGCGGGTCCAGGTCGGTACCGCTCTCGCAGCCCACGCTATGACCGTCGATACGGCGGATACGATGATTACCGTGGAGGTTACGGCGGAGGCTACGGAGGTGGATACGGCGGCCGTGAAGGTGGCCGGGGCTACTACGGGGGAGGAGGTCGAGGCGGTTACTACGGCGGCCGCGACAGATCCgccagcagagacggcggatACGGCAGAAGCCGCTCTCGCGAGTACTACGGTGGCCGAGGCCGTGACCGCTCTCGAAGCTACGACAACGACAGCTACAGAAGCGGCGGTCGGGACCGCTATAGGTAGGCTTATGCAAGTCGAAGTTGCTCAAACCCAAACACCGTGAACTGTCCAAGTGTGAAAACATGGGTTTGGGAGAACCATGTCAATGTGCTATTGAACGTGGAACCGGCCCATCCGTTTCGAAAACGTACTGGCGTTTGTTTGGCTCTgtcagagaaaaggcgccaGGTTGGTAGTGTCGCGCGGTCTTTCAAAAGAGGACGGCGCTTCCTTGTGTGGAGCATGTCTGAATGGTCCCGGGGTGATGTGGGTCCGTGTGTGATGCCTTACGTGGAGCTCTTTGTGAGGCTGGACAGCTCGAGGCACGCGACGTGAAGTGTgcggggagagggaaggtCAACAGATGCATCGCGCTGCGTGTACAGGGCTGTGGCGTCAAGCGGCTGAGGAAGCAGGAACGTTTGTTTCATTTCCGTGGTATATGCTGTACGTCTGCAACCCCATACAGGTAGAAATGAGCCGGACCTGTCGCTCGTTTGAGACCACCGGGGTGCATCGTGACAGAATCAAACATTCGCGCGCAGTAGAAGTCCGGTGCGGATCTCCACTTCGTGTCGGTTGGGGTTTTACGTGGAAGCCGAGTTCGCGCAATCACATCCCGTAGCTTCAGCCCCCTCCGTgttcgcgcgcgtctcctaCCGTTTTTGCCAAGGCTTGCGAGCGAAGTCAAGCGAGCGCATACGACAGACGCTATCACCTGTGCCCCGCGCGATCGGCACCATGCTCGGACACATGAATGTACTCGTAGATCAAGGCCGTGTTTTTGGTCTGTTGACGCGTCACCGTCTCGCTGTTCGTGACCATGTTAGAACCGCGTTTCCGCCCCCGAGGCGCCAATGTGGAGACACGTGGTGCAAGGCATGCTTCGAGCTCCCCGGCCAGCCCGCCCTCCGAAGAGCTCTCGGCGGCGCACTCAGAGCAGAACGCGTTTTTCATGTGCCGAGACCGTGGAGAGGACACAGTGTGTGCTGAACTTAgtcggaagcagaggaagaacccGATCGGCTAGATGTCACAATGTCAAAACCCTCGTCTCGAGGTCCACGGGTCTCCCTATACGTCGCAGATAATTGTACTGTTCGCGTGAGTTGGTAGAACTGATCTTCGGTATGTAGTCGGCTGTGCATGTGTGGCTGAATGAAGCGGTAGGGTGCGAGGCAGCCGAATTTGGACGTAGACTCCAGTCTTTCCACGTATACACAAGTTTCCGCAGTCGCGTAGGAATGCGAAAAAGTTGTTCGCCAGCAGTACGTTCTCCGTAGTAGTTTATATAGTCTTACGGGAACAACTCGTATGAAATAGTGGGAGGTGGCGGATGGTCCCGTGTTTACGGGAAGTGTGTTGAGGGGGGTGCGTCGTCCTACGACTGTGATTCCCGGCgatttccccttctttcATGTGTgacgttttttctgtggttAGGGCGTCTCTATGGCGTTCTGTAGCCGTCGCGGGCGAAAACTGGCTGGGCTTGTTCGCGATGTCCATCGTCGATGTCGCGTGTGTAATATGTACCACGGGGCGGTGGTCTTCGTTCCTAGCAtagcgaaaggagacaggagacgatGTCTTTGAGTGCCGGGTCCGAAAACGTGTGTTCGGCCACCTGCCGAGAGcgcctgtcttttcttcttgccgGTTCCTGGCCGTTAAGCGCCTCCGCAACTGTTGGGCCGATACGAAGAGTGATCGCGACAAGGCGGCTGGTGGTGTTGTGCGTGTGGAAAAATGGAAAGTCGCTGAAGTCAAGTGTTCAGGTGTTGGTCGTGTCGGCGAGTTGTTCTCAGGCCACGTGTTCAAGGTGTTTCGCTCCGAGAAGCCCCGTTTTCTATTGTAGATGCCCGATTTTCCGTATATCGGTCTTTTtgtcgcgtgtgtgtgtgtgtgtatcggCGTTGTTTGCAGGAGTTATAGCCGTGAGAGGAGATACTCTCAGGAACGAGGCGGCTATCGTGATTCGAGAGATACTCGTGACAGATACAGACGTTAAGTTGCTCAAGTTGCGGGGTGATGGGGTCGTGAGATTACTTTCCCTGTCCTCATTTTCGCGTTCCTACAAGATGGAACGCTGTAGGTCGCGCGAATGTGCCAAGCCCTGTTGGGTGTAGAGACTGACTTCAAGAGAGGCGGTGTTTTGGGGGGAATGGTTATTCGCAGATTTTTGG is drawn from Neospora caninum Liverpool complete genome, chromosome X and contains these coding sequences:
- a CDS encoding putative KH domain-containing protein — its product is MWETETIAELPASGAGAVRAPIDLREDLNLEGYWTDGKEAFILNIADEDASFILGSGGRTKRKLSHVCGADLNILERDGRTVLEIRGTPDTIDKAKLYIGFVMQQRVGPVALPPDAEKRDDLTIIHVPHECVGYVTGRKGAGLRSVEEEWNTLMFFTDLRSKEAGETEKLAIFGEMRARRGSELKVMSAVEQKMPGYFIKDDEEHFSNNPDFDTDRIPIKLEDYSYALGQRGSTRKKLARASGAILEYVGRHAYIAGTMAERTRARQYLQWLCAQRTSYVHVETDGRDDCDVVSLPVDAVAYVTGSKGSNLRRAEEETGTFIFLDGSRGGRDERLLIFGWNAEARSRARQKILARVDEKMSGRARPIGAGPGRYRSRSPRYDRRYGGYDDYRGGYGGGYGGGYGGREGGRGYYGGGGRGGYYGGRDRSASRDGGYGRSRSREYYGGRGRDRSRSYDNDSYRSGGRDRYRSPVRISTSCRLGFYVEAEFAQSHPVASAPSVFARVSYRFCQGLRAKSSERIRQTLSPVPRAIGTMLGHMNVLVDQGRVFGLLTRHRLAVRDHVRTAFPPPRRQCGDTWCKACFELPGQPALRRALGGALRAERVFHVPRPWRGHSVC